From Salipiger profundus, a single genomic window includes:
- a CDS encoding sugar O-acetyltransferase yields MASEKDRMIAGELYLPGDSELVADRKRAQSLMRAYNDTIMGDAARGDLLAALFGSCAADAAVRAPVYVDYGYNIHIEHGVFLNYGCVLLDVCAIRIGAGTQVGPAVQILTADHPRDPETRASGREFGRAISIGRNCWIGGAAILLPGVTVGDDAVIGAGAVVTRDVAPGTTVAGNPARPLVSSAPNA; encoded by the coding sequence ATGGCATCAGAGAAGGACAGGATGATCGCCGGCGAGCTCTACCTGCCCGGAGACTCCGAGCTGGTGGCAGACCGCAAACGGGCGCAATCGCTCATGCGGGCCTACAACGACACGATCATGGGAGACGCGGCGCGCGGCGACCTGCTTGCGGCGCTGTTCGGCAGCTGCGCCGCCGATGCCGCGGTGCGGGCGCCGGTCTACGTGGATTACGGCTACAACATCCACATCGAGCACGGGGTCTTTCTCAACTATGGCTGCGTCCTGCTAGATGTCTGCGCGATCCGCATCGGCGCCGGCACGCAGGTCGGCCCGGCGGTGCAGATCCTCACCGCCGACCATCCGCGCGACCCCGAGACCCGCGCCTCGGGGCGCGAGTTCGGCCGGGCGATCTCGATCGGCCGCAATTGCTGGATCGGCGGCGCGGCGATCCTGCTGCCGGGCGTCACCGTGGGCGACGACGCGGTGATCGGTGCGGGCGCCGTGGTGACCCGCGACGTCGCGCCCGGCACCACGGTCGCGGGAAACCCTGCACGCCCGCTTGTGTCATCTGCCCCGAATGCTTAG
- a CDS encoding HesB/IscA family protein, translating to MFGIPGKQAVTMTPAAVTQVRKLMERDGRAGLRIGVKKGGCAGMEYTMEFVDEADKNDEIVDQDGARVMIAPMAQMFLFGTEIDYQTSLLESGFHFNNPNVADACGCGESIKFKDVEELQAERGDL from the coding sequence ATGTTCGGCATTCCAGGCAAACAAGCCGTCACCATGACCCCGGCCGCCGTGACACAGGTGCGCAAGCTGATGGAGCGCGATGGACGCGCGGGGCTGCGCATCGGCGTCAAGAAGGGCGGCTGCGCCGGCATGGAATACACCATGGAGTTCGTCGACGAGGCGGACAAGAACGACGAGATCGTCGATCAGGACGGTGCGCGCGTGATGATCGCGCCGATGGCACAGATGTTCCTCTTCGGCACCGAGATCGACTACCAGACGTCGCTGCTCGAATCCGGGTTCCACTTCAACAACCCGAACGTGGCCGACGCCTGCGGTTGCGGCGAATCGATCAAGTTCAAGGACGTCGAAGAGCTTCAGGCAGAGCGCGGCGACCTCTGA
- the tpiA gene encoding triose-phosphate isomerase, with the protein MRKKLAAGNWKMNGLSEALSELSGMEEAAKGDAEVLICPPATLVAAAAGAASGIAIGGQDCHAAASGAHTGDISATMLKDVGASYVILGHSERRTDHDEHDEDVRAKCAAAWEAGLSVVLCVGESLDEREASNTLDIIGGQLAGSIPDGATGHNLVVAYEPIWAIGTGKVPTNDQIGEVHDFMRARLEKRFGEGVGRSVRLLYGGSVKPGNASEIFAVSNVDGALVGGASLKASDFVPIIEALNG; encoded by the coding sequence ATGCGCAAGAAACTCGCCGCCGGAAACTGGAAGATGAACGGCCTCTCCGAGGCGCTGTCCGAGCTTTCCGGCATGGAAGAGGCCGCCAAGGGCGACGCCGAAGTGCTGATCTGCCCGCCCGCCACACTGGTCGCCGCCGCAGCCGGCGCCGCGTCGGGAATCGCCATCGGCGGTCAGGACTGCCACGCGGCAGCTTCGGGCGCCCACACCGGCGATATCTCGGCAACGATGCTGAAGGACGTGGGCGCAAGCTACGTGATTCTCGGCCACTCCGAGCGCCGCACCGACCACGACGAACACGACGAGGACGTGCGGGCAAAATGTGCCGCCGCGTGGGAGGCCGGTCTGAGCGTCGTGCTCTGCGTCGGCGAAAGCCTCGACGAGCGCGAGGCCTCGAACACCCTCGACATCATCGGCGGCCAACTCGCCGGCTCGATCCCCGACGGCGCAACCGGTCATAACCTCGTGGTGGCCTATGAGCCGATCTGGGCCATCGGCACCGGCAAGGTTCCGACCAATGACCAGATCGGCGAGGTGCACGACTTCATGCGCGCCCGCCTCGAGAAGCGGTTCGGCGAAGGCGTCGGCCGCTCGGTCCGCCTGCTCTACGGCGGCTCGGTGAAGCCCGGCAACGCCTCCGAGATCTTTGCGGTCTCAAATGTCGACGGCGCGCTTGTCGGGGGCGCCTCGCTGAAGGCGTCGGACTTCGTGCCGATCATCGAGGCGCTGAACGGCTGA
- a CDS encoding calcium-binding protein, with the protein MPYYSFDALLLEWYFDGGLAPEIDLSSQTLEIGTIGNWDFSIDPEQSTRVLGSDLSLAGAATLSGWLTEVAITDGGTTVDIGEVGTRLSISENTWIWGDNDQFEANFLVVSYGLAADPDTYNYAIIQLGGDALSENMSAADANDLWGQVSGLNVDLDPVDPADFPDAYDLDALADSYAPDTNLIIGTDGGDLLQGTAGDDVIWALDGPDRLEGGAGNDTLLGDSGSDSILAGDGDDVVLGGDRGDVIAASNGDDTVFGEGGNDQIGGGEGSDSIEAGDGNDIVGGGGGDDIILLGSGDNVASGGAGNDLIIDEAGDSTIGGVTGDDTINGGSGDDSLGGGAGQDLIFAGNGNDAVGGGYGADTIYGEGGDDYLGGGAGHDLLRGGAGDDTLNGGFGSDTLVGGDGADVFVFNVFDSPETDTVLDFELGTDVLTFVGFDGGFEDLTFQKFDTYGPLFITAGDLTISLDSGAGEPALFAGDMTADLFNFV; encoded by the coding sequence ATGCCCTATTACAGCTTCGACGCTCTTCTTCTTGAATGGTATTTCGATGGCGGTCTCGCACCCGAGATCGACCTCAGCAGCCAGACCCTCGAGATCGGGACCATCGGCAACTGGGATTTCTCCATAGACCCCGAGCAGAGCACCCGGGTGCTCGGATCGGACCTCAGTCTTGCGGGCGCGGCGACCCTCTCGGGCTGGCTGACCGAAGTGGCGATCACCGACGGCGGGACTACCGTCGACATCGGAGAGGTCGGCACCCGCCTGTCGATCAGCGAAAACACCTGGATCTGGGGCGACAACGACCAGTTCGAGGCGAATTTCCTCGTGGTCTCCTACGGGCTCGCGGCCGATCCCGATACCTATAACTACGCGATCATCCAGCTTGGGGGCGACGCGCTGTCGGAGAACATGTCGGCTGCAGACGCCAACGATCTCTGGGGGCAGGTCTCCGGGCTGAACGTCGATCTCGACCCGGTCGATCCGGCAGATTTTCCCGACGCCTACGACCTCGACGCACTCGCCGATTCCTACGCGCCGGATACCAACCTCATCATCGGCACAGACGGCGGCGACCTGCTGCAGGGCACCGCCGGCGACGATGTCATCTGGGCGCTCGACGGGCCGGACCGTCTCGAAGGCGGCGCGGGCAACGACACGCTGCTCGGTGACAGCGGCTCCGACAGCATCCTTGCGGGCGATGGCGATGACGTGGTGCTCGGCGGCGACCGGGGCGACGTGATCGCGGCCTCGAACGGCGACGACACGGTGTTCGGCGAGGGCGGCAACGACCAGATCGGCGGCGGCGAGGGCAGCGATTCGATCGAGGCCGGCGACGGCAACGACATCGTCGGCGGTGGCGGCGGTGACGACATCATCCTTCTCGGGTCGGGCGACAACGTCGCCTCGGGCGGCGCCGGCAACGACCTCATCATCGACGAGGCGGGCGACTCGACCATCGGCGGAGTGACCGGCGACGACACGATCAACGGCGGCTCGGGCGACGACAGCCTCGGCGGCGGCGCCGGCCAGGACCTGATCTTCGCGGGCAACGGCAACGACGCGGTGGGCGGCGGCTATGGCGCCGACACGATCTACGGCGAGGGCGGCGACGACTACCTTGGCGGCGGCGCGGGTCACGACCTGTTGCGCGGCGGCGCCGGCGACGACACGCTCAACGGCGGTTTCGGCTCGGACACGCTGGTGGGCGGCGACGGAGCGGACGTCTTCGTGTTCAACGTCTTCGACAGCCCGGAAACCGATACCGTGCTCGATTTCGAACTGGGCACCGACGTGCTGACCTTCGTGGGCTTCGACGGTGGGTTCGAGGATCTGACGTTCCAGAAATTCGACACCTACGGGCCGCTCTTCATCACCGCCGGCGACCTGACGATCTCGCTCGACAGCGGCGCGGGCGAGCCGGCGCTGTTTGCCGGTGACATGACGGCGGACCTGTTCAACTTCGTCTGA
- a CDS encoding TRAP transporter large permease, translating into MDVLLLFVSVVGLMLIGVPIAVSLGLSSIIFLLVLSDTSLASVAQSFFQAMAGHYTLLAIPFFILASSFMSTGGVARRIIRFSIALVGHMHGGLAIAGVFACMLFAALSGSSPATVVAIGSIVIAGMRQVGYSKDFAAGVIANAGTLGILIPPSIVMVVYASATDVSVGRMFLAGVIPGLMAGTMLMATIYIIARVRNLPKGEWMGWSEVFSAGREALWGLFLIIIILGGIYGGIFTPTEAAAVAAVYAFLIANFVYRDMGPLAGRDGAPNVPLIRKPIALVTAFFHRDTRDTLFDAGKLTITLMFIIANALILKHVLTDEQIPQQIAAAMLDAGLGPVMFLVIVNVILLIGGQFMEPSGLLVIVAPLVFPIAIELGIDPIHLGIIMVVNMEIGMITPPVGLNLFVTSGVAGMPMMSVVRAALPFLAVLFVFLIMVTYIPVLSTWLPTTFMGPEIITR; encoded by the coding sequence ATGGACGTGCTTCTTCTTTTCGTCTCCGTCGTGGGCCTGATGCTGATCGGCGTGCCGATCGCGGTCTCGCTCGGCCTGTCGTCGATCATCTTCCTGCTGGTGCTGTCGGACACCTCGCTTGCCTCGGTGGCGCAGAGCTTCTTCCAGGCCATGGCCGGGCACTACACGCTGCTGGCGATCCCGTTCTTCATCCTTGCCTCGTCGTTCATGTCGACGGGCGGCGTGGCGCGACGGATCATCCGCTTCTCGATCGCGCTTGTCGGTCACATGCACGGCGGTCTCGCCATCGCCGGCGTTTTTGCCTGCATGCTCTTTGCGGCGCTCTCGGGGTCGTCGCCGGCGACCGTGGTGGCCATCGGCTCCATCGTCATCGCAGGCATGCGGCAGGTGGGCTACAGCAAGGATTTCGCCGCGGGCGTCATTGCCAACGCCGGCACGCTGGGCATCCTCATTCCGCCGTCGATCGTGATGGTGGTCTACGCCTCGGCGACCGACGTGTCGGTGGGACGGATGTTCCTCGCAGGCGTCATCCCGGGCCTGATGGCCGGCACCATGCTGATGGCGACGATCTACATCATCGCCCGTGTGCGCAACCTGCCGAAAGGCGAATGGATGGGCTGGAGCGAGGTCTTTTCCGCCGGTCGCGAGGCGCTCTGGGGACTGTTCCTCATCATCATCATCCTGGGCGGCATCTACGGCGGCATCTTCACCCCGACCGAGGCCGCCGCGGTCGCCGCCGTCTACGCCTTCCTGATCGCGAACTTCGTCTATCGCGACATGGGGCCGCTCGCGGGCCGGGACGGTGCGCCGAACGTGCCGCTGATCCGCAAGCCCATCGCGCTGGTCACCGCGTTCTTCCACCGCGACACGCGCGACACGCTGTTCGACGCCGGCAAGCTGACGATCACGCTGATGTTCATCATCGCCAACGCGCTGATCCTCAAGCACGTGCTGACCGACGAGCAGATCCCGCAGCAGATCGCGGCGGCGATGCTCGACGCCGGCCTCGGCCCGGTGATGTTCCTGGTGATCGTGAACGTCATCCTGCTGATCGGCGGGCAGTTCATGGAGCCCTCGGGCCTCCTGGTGATCGTGGCACCGCTGGTGTTCCCCATCGCCATCGAGCTCGGCATCGACCCGATCCATCTCGGCATCATCATGGTGGTGAACATGGAGATCGGGATGATCACGCCACCGGTGGGCCTGAACCTCTTCGTGACCTCGGGCGTGGCCGGCATGCCGATGATGTCCGTGGTGCGCGCGGCGCTGCCGTTCCTCGCGGTGCTCTTCGTGTTCCTCATCATGGTGACCTACATCCCGGTGCTCTCGACCTGGCTGCCGACCACCTTCATGGGGCCGGAGATCATCACCCGCTGA
- a CDS encoding TRAP transporter small permease, translating to MSSHSHGPSMLGRFVNEFEETAIAVILGLMTLITFVNVVLRYIFNTGLIWGLEATTILFAWLVLFGISYAVKVTAHLGVDAVISIVPHGVRRVFAIVAAVVCIFYAALLLKGAWDYWANFANLPQTTGRWFPTGFEEMKRTSYRSWYEVVDIPMPDWLRFIEPLINYGDAYEKLPRFIPYAMLPLGAALLLFRFIQAGVRIFTGRQDSLIVSHEAEDAIDDVAHMNRED from the coding sequence ATGTCCAGTCATTCGCACGGCCCGTCCATGCTGGGCCGCTTCGTGAACGAGTTCGAGGAGACGGCCATCGCGGTCATCCTCGGGCTGATGACGCTCATCACCTTCGTGAACGTGGTGCTGCGCTACATCTTCAACACCGGCCTGATCTGGGGCCTCGAGGCGACGACCATCCTGTTCGCCTGGCTCGTGCTCTTCGGCATCAGCTACGCCGTGAAGGTCACCGCCCATCTCGGGGTGGACGCGGTGATCAGCATCGTGCCGCACGGAGTGCGTCGGGTGTTCGCCATCGTCGCTGCTGTTGTTTGCATCTTCTACGCCGCGCTGCTGCTCAAGGGCGCCTGGGACTACTGGGCCAACTTCGCCAACCTGCCGCAGACCACCGGCCGCTGGTTTCCCACCGGCTTCGAGGAGATGAAACGCACCTCCTACCGCTCGTGGTACGAGGTCGTCGACATCCCGATGCCCGACTGGCTGCGCTTCATTGAACCGCTCATCAACTACGGCGACGCCTACGAGAAGCTGCCGCGGTTCATTCCCTACGCCATGCTGCCGCTCGGCGCCGCGCTGCTGCTCTTCCGCTTCATCCAGGCGGGCGTGCGCATCTTCACCGGCCGCCAGGACAGCCTGATCGTCAGTCACGAGGCCGAAGACGCCATCGATGACGTCGCCCACATGAACCGCGAGGACTGA
- a CDS encoding TRAP transporter substrate-binding protein yields MKTFLMTAVAAAALTAGANGAMAACDDGEIVIKFSHVTNTDKHPKGIAASLLQERVNEEMDGKACMEVYPNSTLYNDDQVLEAMLNGDVQMAAPSLSKFEQFTKVFRIFDLPFMFVNMDAVDQFQNSETGQAMKESMVRRGLLGLGFWHNGMKQMSANKPLEVPGDAAGLKFRVQPSEVLKAQFEALDASPQPMAFSEVYGALQTGVVDGQENTWSNIYGQKFFEVQDGITETNHGVLDYMVVTSADWWDSLPDDVREQLGTIVDEVTADRNAAIAEVDAENRQAVLDAGATIRELSPEQREAWVEAMKPVWEQFTDDVGQENIDAAQAINSQVQG; encoded by the coding sequence ATGAAGACCTTTCTGATGACCGCCGTGGCTGCAGCAGCGCTGACCGCCGGTGCCAACGGAGCGATGGCCGCCTGTGACGACGGCGAGATCGTCATCAAGTTCAGCCACGTCACCAACACCGACAAGCACCCCAAGGGCATCGCCGCGTCGCTGCTGCAGGAGCGCGTCAACGAGGAGATGGACGGCAAGGCCTGCATGGAGGTCTACCCCAACTCGACGCTCTACAACGACGACCAGGTCCTCGAGGCGATGCTGAACGGCGACGTCCAGATGGCCGCGCCGTCGCTGTCGAAGTTCGAGCAGTTCACCAAGGTGTTCCGCATCTTCGACCTGCCGTTCATGTTCGTGAACATGGATGCCGTCGACCAGTTCCAGAACTCGGAAACCGGCCAGGCGATGAAGGAATCGATGGTCCGTCGCGGCCTGCTCGGCCTTGGCTTCTGGCACAACGGCATGAAGCAGATGTCGGCCAACAAGCCGCTCGAGGTGCCCGGTGACGCCGCCGGCCTCAAGTTCCGCGTGCAGCCGTCGGAAGTGCTCAAGGCGCAGTTCGAGGCGCTCGACGCCAGCCCGCAGCCGATGGCCTTCTCCGAGGTCTACGGCGCCCTGCAGACCGGCGTTGTCGACGGGCAAGAAAACACCTGGTCGAACATCTACGGCCAGAAGTTCTTCGAAGTGCAGGACGGCATCACCGAGACCAACCACGGTGTGCTCGACTACATGGTCGTGACCTCGGCCGACTGGTGGGACAGCCTGCCCGACGACGTGCGCGAGCAGCTCGGCACCATCGTCGACGAGGTGACTGCGGACCGCAACGCGGCCATCGCCGAGGTCGACGCAGAGAACCGTCAGGCGGTGCTCGATGCCGGCGCCACCATCCGCGAGCTCAGCCCCGAGCAGCGCGAGGCCTGGGTCGAGGCGATGAAGCCGGTCTGGGAGCAGTTCACCGACGACGTCGGCCAGGAGAACATCGACGCCGCGCAGGCGATCAACTCGCAAGTTCAGGGCTGA
- a CDS encoding transglycosylase domain-containing protein — MTSTARARIAVKKPDPSQFRNLASRFGSAARRGGHKVKSLSRGPGWGGRHGRGRLPLVLGAALGILVVGGAGAWIATKPDLAAAQAAMPAELDFEDAVGNPLYLAHGVTSEYVTLDRIPAHLQEAVIALEDQRFREHGGVDLRGILRAGMRNMVSDGIVEGGSTITQQLVKISYLTPEKSYMRKLREARLAAQMEDSFTKDEILEAYLNRVYMGAGATGVGAGARIYFDTSAANLSLAQSAALAAIIRAPSEINPFSAPDALRDRAALVLDLMEDQGRIDAGVANAARIELATMSPQRGRAPYGGWFADWVKGQADAMTATLDGAVTLRTTLDPGLQVAAENAVASVLGDRAYEAALVALRGDGSVAAMVGGRDYAQSEFNRATDALRAPGSTFKTFVYLTALQRGMRPEDAISDRPVDIDGYAPQNFDGKFHGDVAMAVAFVESMNAATVQLARTLGIDAVAETARALGIEAELSETPALALGASGVTLLDMTEAYAAIASGRAPVQARGLAGVSGRDMDFHPFEWGDPEPEGRAAQLLEHRGTMTGMLRAVVTDGTGQAAGAVPGAVGKTGTSQDYRDALFIGWAGDLVVGVWVGNDDNSPMDEVTGGSLPAEIFTAFFQGAPEEVPDGTAEPEDAAPEIVASDMPSPQARPETLSDLPEPARAVAAPAPRPSASGGRSSAVETLLGRALNGQRVSARDVVNALQQDTSGGGARAAGNCNVSACERAYRSFRASDCTFQPYGNRPRELCTR, encoded by the coding sequence ATGACGTCCACAGCCAGAGCCAGGATCGCCGTGAAAAAGCCCGACCCCAGCCAGTTCCGCAACCTTGCGTCCCGTTTCGGCAGTGCCGCCCGTCGTGGGGGCCACAAGGTCAAGTCGCTGTCGAGGGGGCCGGGATGGGGTGGCCGACATGGCCGAGGCAGACTGCCGCTGGTGTTAGGTGCGGCGCTTGGCATCCTGGTGGTTGGCGGTGCGGGCGCATGGATCGCCACGAAGCCCGATCTTGCCGCAGCTCAAGCCGCCATGCCTGCCGAGCTGGACTTCGAGGATGCGGTCGGCAACCCGCTGTACCTCGCCCATGGCGTGACCAGTGAATACGTGACGCTCGACCGCATTCCGGCGCATCTGCAGGAGGCGGTGATCGCCCTCGAGGACCAGCGCTTTCGCGAGCATGGCGGTGTGGACCTGCGCGGCATCCTGCGCGCCGGCATGCGCAACATGGTCTCGGACGGTATCGTCGAGGGAGGTAGCACGATCACGCAGCAGCTGGTCAAGATCAGCTACCTCACCCCCGAGAAATCCTACATGCGCAAGCTGCGCGAGGCGCGACTGGCGGCCCAGATGGAAGACAGCTTCACCAAGGACGAGATCCTCGAGGCCTATCTCAACCGCGTCTACATGGGCGCCGGGGCCACCGGGGTCGGGGCGGGCGCGCGGATCTACTTCGACACCTCCGCCGCGAACCTGTCGCTGGCGCAGTCTGCGGCGCTTGCGGCGATCATCCGCGCGCCGTCCGAGATCAATCCGTTCAGCGCCCCCGATGCGCTGCGCGACCGGGCGGCGCTGGTGCTGGACCTCATGGAGGATCAGGGCCGGATCGATGCAGGCGTGGCCAATGCCGCCCGTATCGAGCTTGCCACCATGTCACCGCAGCGTGGCCGGGCGCCCTATGGCGGCTGGTTCGCTGACTGGGTAAAAGGGCAGGCCGATGCGATGACCGCGACGCTTGACGGGGCCGTAACGCTGCGCACGACGCTGGACCCCGGCCTGCAGGTCGCGGCAGAGAACGCCGTGGCATCCGTTCTGGGAGACCGCGCCTATGAGGCGGCGCTCGTCGCGCTGCGCGGCGACGGCTCGGTTGCGGCCATGGTGGGCGGTCGCGACTACGCGCAAAGCGAATTCAACCGCGCCACCGATGCCCTGCGCGCGCCGGGGTCGACCTTCAAGACCTTCGTCTACCTCACGGCCCTGCAACGGGGCATGCGGCCCGAGGATGCGATCTCCGACCGTCCTGTAGACATCGACGGCTATGCTCCGCAGAATTTCGACGGCAAATTCCATGGCGACGTTGCGATGGCCGTGGCCTTCGTGGAGTCGATGAACGCCGCCACGGTCCAGCTTGCCCGGACCCTGGGCATTGACGCCGTGGCAGAGACCGCCCGCGCCCTTGGTATCGAGGCCGAGCTGAGCGAAACGCCCGCGCTGGCGCTTGGGGCGTCGGGGGTGACGTTGCTCGACATGACCGAAGCCTACGCGGCCATCGCCAGCGGGCGCGCGCCGGTGCAGGCGAGGGGGCTCGCCGGGGTGTCGGGGCGCGACATGGACTTCCATCCGTTCGAGTGGGGCGATCCCGAGCCCGAGGGGCGTGCCGCGCAGTTGCTGGAGCATCGCGGCACGATGACCGGCATGCTGCGCGCGGTGGTCACCGATGGTACCGGGCAGGCCGCCGGGGCCGTGCCGGGCGCCGTGGGCAAGACCGGCACCAGCCAGGATTACCGCGACGCGCTGTTCATCGGCTGGGCAGGGGATCTCGTGGTCGGCGTGTGGGTCGGCAATGACGACAACAGCCCCATGGACGAAGTGACCGGCGGCTCGCTGCCTGCCGAGATCTTCACGGCCTTCTTCCAGGGTGCGCCGGAGGAAGTCCCAGACGGCACTGCCGAACCCGAGGACGCCGCGCCCGAGATCGTTGCGTCGGACATGCCGAGCCCGCAGGCGCGCCCCGAAACACTCTCCGATCTTCCTGAACCAGCACGGGCCGTTGCAGCCCCGGCGCCTCGACCTTCGGCCAGCGGTGGTCGCTCTAGCGCGGTCGAGACGCTCCTGGGCCGGGCACTCAATGGTCAGCGGGTGTCGGCCCGCGACGTGGTAAATGCCTTGCAGCAGGACACGTCCGGCGGCGGGGCGCGTGCCGCAGGCAACTGCAACGTGTCGGCCTGCGAACGTGCCTACCGGTCGTTTCGCGCCTCGGACTGTACCTTCCAGCCCTACGGCAACCGCCCGCGCGAGCTTTGCACCCGCTGA
- a CDS encoding sigma-54-dependent transcriptional regulator has protein sequence MSVRRVLLVDDDAAVREALGQTLELAEFDAITAGSFVEAKDRIGPRFEGVIVSDIRMPGRDGFHLLDYAHEQDAELPVILLTGEGDIPMAVRAMSAGAFDFLEKPCAPAELISVIERALRTRSLVLENRRLKAQLETGDPAARMIFGISPQSESLRAQARAAARAGTDVLIRGARGSGIPKVAEVVHLCSSRAKGAFEKRSAAGLSRDDLSELWQGCAGGTLFLDEIGQLPMDTQMALQDALEAGGARLIAGTVEDLGAQVEAGGFSAELFYRLEVMQLRIPALSERPEDIPVLFRHYVAQAAEQSGLPEPEIGEEMIAGLIARDWPGNARSLMSAAMRFVLGLGEKDASDEGLGLSERLAQVERSLLADALRRTGGQASAAAEMLKLPRKTFYDKLAKYGLKAEAFR, from the coding sequence ATGAGCGTGCGCAGGGTGCTTCTGGTCGATGACGACGCGGCGGTGCGCGAGGCGCTGGGCCAGACGCTCGAGCTTGCCGAGTTCGACGCGATCACCGCCGGCAGCTTCGTCGAGGCCAAGGACCGGATCGGCCCGCGCTTCGAGGGTGTCATCGTCTCGGACATCCGCATGCCGGGGCGCGACGGCTTCCACCTGCTCGACTACGCGCACGAACAGGACGCCGAGCTGCCGGTGATCCTGCTCACCGGCGAGGGCGACATCCCGATGGCGGTGCGGGCGATGTCTGCGGGCGCCTTCGACTTCCTCGAGAAGCCCTGCGCGCCGGCCGAGCTGATCTCGGTGATCGAACGGGCGCTGCGGACCCGTTCGCTGGTGCTGGAGAACCGCAGGCTCAAGGCCCAGCTCGAGACCGGCGACCCGGCGGCACGCATGATCTTCGGCATCTCGCCTCAGTCCGAGAGTCTGCGCGCGCAGGCTCGCGCGGCGGCACGGGCAGGCACCGACGTGCTCATCCGCGGCGCGCGCGGCTCGGGTATTCCCAAGGTCGCCGAGGTCGTGCACCTGTGTTCCTCGCGCGCCAAGGGAGCGTTCGAGAAGCGCTCGGCGGCGGGGCTCTCGCGCGACGACCTGTCGGAGCTGTGGCAGGGCTGCGCCGGCGGGACACTGTTCCTCGACGAGATCGGCCAGCTGCCGATGGACACGCAGATGGCGCTGCAGGATGCGCTGGAGGCGGGCGGGGCCCGTCTGATCGCGGGCACGGTCGAGGATCTCGGGGCCCAGGTCGAGGCGGGCGGCTTCTCGGCAGAACTCTTCTACCGGCTCGAGGTGATGCAGCTGCGCATCCCGGCCCTGTCCGAGCGCCCCGAGGACATTCCCGTGCTGTTTCGCCACTACGTCGCGCAGGCCGCCGAGCAGTCGGGCCTGCCCGAGCCGGAGATCGGCGAGGAGATGATCGCGGGGCTCATCGCGCGGGACTGGCCGGGCAACGCGCGCTCACTGATGTCGGCGGCGATGCGCTTCGTGCTCGGGCTTGGCGAGAAGGACGCGAGCGACGAGGGGCTCGGTCTCAGCGAGCGGCTGGCGCAGGTGGAGCGCTCGCTGCTGGCCGACGCGCTGCGCCGCACCGGCGGACAGGCGAGCGCCGCCGCCGAGATGCTGAAGCTTCCGCGCAAGACCTTCTACGACAAGCTGGCGAAATACGGGCTGAAGGCCGAGGCGTTCCGATAG